The following proteins come from a genomic window of Rhodoligotrophos sp. CJ14:
- a CDS encoding agmatinase family protein: MTDLKLLPPGLVVNTMKGDVAEHRAGAWLTWNGSLDLDCAIIGVPYDGASVVRAGSRQGPNAVRQGLMYFTTYSSRDRRAMTALRAADIGDVQVVITDMQGTFSRIADTVRQLVARGIIPIVLGGDHSISFPNLRGVMEALGPDKRLGVIHFDAHHDLRKAHLGAESSGVPFRKTLELPGTLLKGRNLVQIGLGEFANAPEFDDYAHEMGITVISALEVRERGMKAVIQQALDIAGQDADGLYVSVDIDCIDQSQAPGTAAPNPFGLDARDLQLGLRRIAEHPKFVGGDIVEISPPFDPQNITGVTGASLVLSLLYGVSKRLLPKR, encoded by the coding sequence ATGACTGATCTCAAGCTTCTGCCGCCCGGCCTCGTGGTGAATACCATGAAGGGTGACGTCGCCGAGCATCGCGCCGGCGCGTGGCTTACGTGGAATGGCTCGCTCGATCTCGACTGTGCCATTATCGGCGTACCCTATGACGGCGCATCCGTGGTCCGCGCCGGCTCCCGGCAGGGGCCGAACGCGGTGCGACAAGGGCTTATGTATTTCACCACCTATTCGAGCCGCGACCGCAGGGCGATGACCGCGCTGAGAGCGGCCGATATTGGCGACGTGCAGGTGGTGATCACGGACATGCAGGGCACCTTCTCACGGATTGCCGACACAGTCCGGCAGCTGGTCGCGCGAGGCATTATCCCGATCGTATTGGGCGGTGATCATTCCATCTCATTTCCCAATCTTCGCGGGGTCATGGAGGCATTGGGGCCGGACAAGCGGCTGGGCGTCATCCATTTCGATGCGCATCACGATCTGCGCAAGGCGCATCTTGGGGCCGAATCGAGCGGTGTGCCATTCCGCAAGACGCTCGAACTGCCCGGCACATTGCTCAAGGGGCGCAATCTCGTGCAGATAGGGCTCGGGGAATTCGCCAATGCGCCGGAGTTCGACGACTATGCCCATGAGATGGGGATCACGGTCATCTCGGCGCTCGAGGTGCGCGAGCGCGGCATGAAGGCAGTCATCCAGCAGGCGCTGGACATTGCCGGGCAGGATGCCGATGGCCTCTATGTATCCGTGGATATCGATTGCATCGACCAGTCGCAGGCACCCGGCACCGCGGCACCCAACCCGTTTGGGCTCGATGCACGCGACCTGCAGCTTGGCCTGCGCCGCATTGCGGAACATCCGAAATTCGTAGGTGGGGACATCGTCGAGATCTCCCCACCTTTTGATCCGCAGAACATCACCGGCGTGACCGGAGCCTCGCTGGTCTTGAGCCTGCTCTATGGCGTATCCAAGCGCCTGCTGCCGAAGCGATAA
- a CDS encoding ABC transporter ATP-binding protein has product MLELTNVEVIYSDVILAVKGISLTVGQGQCVALLGGNGAGKSTTLKAISRVITMEDGDVTGGTISFEGERIERADAADIVKRGLVHIMEGRRVLRHLTTEQNLLVGGHMEPSGRAVRQRLEEVYDRIGRLAALKNRIAGYLSGGEQQMVVIGRAMMANPKLIMIDEPSLGLAPLMVEEVFALLRSLKASGMTLLIVEQNTRVALDIADYGYVMENGRIVLEGAASDLKTNEDVREFYLGLTMEGERKSYREVKHYRRRKRWLG; this is encoded by the coding sequence GTGCTTGAACTCACGAATGTCGAAGTCATCTATAGTGACGTCATTCTCGCGGTGAAGGGCATCTCGCTCACCGTTGGCCAGGGACAGTGCGTGGCCCTGCTCGGCGGCAATGGCGCCGGCAAGAGCACGACGCTCAAGGCGATTTCCCGGGTCATCACCATGGAAGATGGGGATGTGACCGGCGGCACCATCAGTTTCGAGGGCGAGAGGATCGAACGGGCCGATGCGGCCGACATCGTCAAGCGCGGGCTTGTGCATATCATGGAGGGTCGGCGGGTGCTCCGGCATTTGACGACCGAGCAGAACCTGCTGGTGGGCGGCCATATGGAGCCGTCTGGCCGCGCGGTGCGCCAGAGGCTGGAGGAAGTCTACGACCGGATTGGCCGGCTGGCGGCGCTCAAGAATCGGATCGCCGGCTATCTCTCCGGGGGTGAGCAGCAGATGGTGGTGATCGGGCGGGCCATGATGGCCAACCCCAAGCTGATCATGATCGACGAGCCCTCGCTCGGTCTTGCGCCACTCATGGTGGAAGAGGTCTTTGCTCTGTTGCGCAGCCTCAAGGCATCCGGGATGACGCTGCTCATCGTCGAGCAGAACACGCGGGTGGCGCTCGACATCGCCGATTACGGATATGTCATGGAGAATGGGCGCATTGTGCTTGAGGGCGCAGCGAGCGACCTCAAGACGAACGAAGATGTGCGTGAGTTCTATCTCGGCCTCACCATGGAGGGCGAGCGCAAGAGCTATCGAGAGGTGAAGCATTACCGCCGGCGCAAGCGCTGGCTCGGTTAG
- a CDS encoding ABC transporter substrate-binding protein produces the protein MKHSLRITAAAAVAAAGLFSSIWSAQAQTTYNVAGMADFTGPYADIMKDWTNTRSAAIQWWNAEVGKDLGVQINIKDYDHRYDVAQVASLWPGIKAEINPVVVLGVGGPDVAALQNRLPGDKVPMIMATASYGYVWKPDPWVFNPRPTYSHESAAFCNWLREKRGGDGPLKVGIISSEAAPAYVDIHSGLAKYAKDNPDKVEVVEVVFTEIQPTDLTTQINRLVRNGVEALVIQTNTAAVVAAKRALQTLGKNVPILMSSHNGLLTSADAIGDLSQLNGDYEVYGMAVPTDTETEPHKFFNMLKDKYGLQADWNVSAVMGLAQTLVALRAIEAAAKQAGADKVTGEAVRQAMLNSPIPSSATFGVLPDLKFTNEAPFPPTGLTATIATIEDGKYVIAAEKVPVPDLNKW, from the coding sequence ATGAAGCACAGCTTACGAATAACGGCCGCCGCGGCCGTCGCTGCAGCCGGCCTCTTTTCATCGATCTGGTCGGCGCAGGCTCAGACCACCTACAATGTTGCCGGCATGGCAGATTTCACCGGCCCCTATGCCGACATCATGAAGGACTGGACCAATACCCGTTCGGCGGCCATCCAATGGTGGAATGCCGAAGTGGGCAAGGATCTGGGCGTCCAAATCAACATCAAGGATTATGACCATCGCTATGATGTGGCCCAGGTCGCAAGCCTGTGGCCGGGGATCAAGGCCGAGATCAACCCCGTCGTTGTGCTGGGCGTCGGTGGCCCCGACGTTGCCGCCCTGCAGAACCGCTTGCCTGGCGACAAGGTGCCGATGATCATGGCGACCGCCAGCTATGGCTATGTCTGGAAGCCCGATCCCTGGGTATTCAATCCCCGACCGACCTATAGCCATGAATCGGCGGCATTCTGCAACTGGCTGCGCGAGAAGCGGGGCGGTGACGGCCCGCTGAAGGTGGGCATCATCTCCTCCGAAGCAGCGCCCGCCTATGTCGATATCCATAGCGGCCTCGCCAAATATGCGAAGGATAATCCGGACAAGGTCGAAGTGGTCGAGGTGGTGTTCACCGAGATCCAGCCGACTGATCTGACCACGCAAATCAACCGCCTGGTGCGTAACGGTGTGGAAGCGCTCGTCATTCAGACCAATACGGCGGCCGTGGTGGCGGCAAAGCGTGCGCTCCAGACGCTCGGCAAGAATGTGCCGATCCTAATGAGCTCGCATAACGGGCTGTTGACTTCGGCGGACGCCATCGGCGATCTCTCTCAGCTCAATGGGGATTATGAAGTCTACGGCATGGCAGTTCCGACCGATACGGAGACCGAGCCGCACAAGTTCTTCAACATGCTCAAAGACAAATACGGGCTGCAGGCGGACTGGAACGTGTCGGCGGTCATGGGGCTCGCACAGACGCTGGTTGCGCTGCGCGCCATTGAGGCGGCGGCAAAGCAGGCCGGCGCCGATAAGGTGACCGGCGAGGCAGTGCGTCAGGCAATGCTCAACAGCCCGATTCCCTCGTCCGCAACCTTTGGCGTGCTGCCGGACCTCAAATTCACCAATGAGGCACCATTCCCACCCACGGGCCTGACGGCGACCATCGCCACGATCGAGGACGGCAAATACGTGATCGCGGCCGAGAAGGTTCCGGTTCCCGACCTGAACAAGTGGTGA
- a CDS encoding branched-chain amino acid ABC transporter permease, with protein MDPAGVFATSFARDEALIRTRGQWIALALFLVLLFALPYLVGPRVVAVANVMLITAVVVIGLQINTGYAGQINLGQAAFMGVGAYTTGILASKLGLPFWLAIPLGGASSALFGFIFGLSALRIKGFYLALTTIAAQSLFHFLVLNLPTSWVGGSNGISLQPAQLFGFVFDTDRSLYYLCLVVAIIMTYGAFGIVRGWHGRAFVAVRDDDVASGMMGINVVKTKAVAFLIGAFYAGVGGALWAYYVRFVAVDQFTLFHSIWFIAMIIVGGMGSIVGALVGVVVIKAAQETLVTLGPNLVQIFPALGGELVFATMNIFLGGVIAAFLIFEPRGLMHRWSIIKRSYRLWPFPY; from the coding sequence ATGGATCCCGCCGGCGTCTTTGCCACCAGTTTCGCGCGCGACGAGGCGCTCATCCGCACGCGCGGGCAGTGGATCGCGCTCGCCCTGTTCCTCGTGCTGCTGTTCGCCTTGCCCTATCTGGTGGGCCCGCGGGTCGTGGCGGTTGCCAATGTGATGCTGATCACCGCGGTGGTGGTGATCGGTCTCCAGATCAATACGGGCTATGCAGGGCAGATCAATCTCGGCCAGGCGGCCTTCATGGGGGTTGGGGCCTATACGACCGGCATTCTAGCCTCCAAGCTGGGCCTGCCCTTCTGGCTCGCCATTCCCCTGGGTGGTGCTTCTTCCGCCTTGTTCGGCTTCATTTTCGGCCTGTCGGCGCTCCGCATCAAAGGCTTCTATCTCGCGCTGACCACGATTGCCGCGCAGAGCCTGTTCCATTTCCTCGTGCTGAACCTGCCGACCAGCTGGGTCGGCGGCTCCAATGGCATCTCGCTCCAACCGGCGCAACTGTTCGGCTTCGTGTTCGATACGGACCGCTCGCTCTATTACCTCTGCCTGGTGGTGGCGATCATCATGACCTATGGCGCCTTCGGCATCGTGCGGGGCTGGCATGGGCGCGCCTTCGTGGCGGTGCGCGATGACGACGTGGCCTCGGGCATGATGGGCATCAATGTGGTGAAGACCAAGGCGGTCGCGTTCCTCATCGGTGCCTTCTACGCGGGCGTCGGTGGCGCGCTCTGGGCCTATTACGTGCGCTTCGTGGCGGTTGACCAGTTCACCCTGTTTCACTCGATCTGGTTCATCGCCATGATCATCGTAGGCGGTATGGGCTCGATCGTCGGGGCGCTGGTCGGGGTCGTGGTGATCAAGGCGGCCCAGGAGACGTTGGTCACCCTCGGCCCCAATCTTGTGCAGATCTTTCCGGCGCTTGGTGGTGAGCTCGTCTTCGCCACCATGAACATCTTCCTCGGGGGTGTGATCGCGGCCTTCCTCATTTTCGAGCCGCGCGGCCTCATGCACCGCTGGTCGATCATCAAGCGCTCATACCGGCTGTGGCCGTTCCCCTATTAG
- a CDS encoding branched-chain amino acid ABC transporter permease translates to MMVDFLTYLITGALVGLLYALIAMGFVVIYRASKVFNFAQGELVVFGGFIVWWMIVDIGLPMWIGIPLAFLAAAAFGLLIERIFFSRLVGESVFAMVMVTIGLLILMRGLILVLFGPQVRPFPIVFPLQPIFIGDVLIPRALAIGGIITVIVGLGLSYFFNRTRTGLRMTAVAEDHQVAVSLGISVKRSIAFAWILGALLSTLGAVIYLSGKSLNFLASEIGMTALPVALLAGFESIAGVLLAGIIVGIIQGLVTAYVDPVIGASFGTVVPFVIMLAILFIRPTGMFGWKTIERV, encoded by the coding sequence ATGATGGTCGATTTCCTCACCTATCTGATCACCGGCGCATTGGTCGGGCTGCTTTACGCGCTCATCGCCATGGGATTCGTGGTCATCTACCGCGCCTCGAAGGTCTTCAATTTCGCGCAAGGCGAGCTCGTCGTCTTCGGCGGATTCATCGTCTGGTGGATGATCGTCGATATCGGCCTGCCGATGTGGATCGGCATTCCTCTGGCCTTCCTCGCCGCCGCGGCTTTCGGCCTGCTGATCGAGCGGATTTTCTTCTCCCGGCTGGTGGGTGAGTCGGTCTTCGCCATGGTCATGGTGACCATCGGTCTCCTCATTCTCATGCGCGGCCTCATCCTGGTCTTGTTCGGACCCCAGGTGCGGCCCTTCCCGATCGTGTTTCCGCTGCAGCCGATCTTCATCGGCGATGTGCTCATTCCGCGGGCCCTCGCGATCGGCGGCATCATCACCGTCATTGTCGGGCTGGGGCTCTCCTATTTCTTCAACAGGACCCGGACCGGCCTTCGCATGACCGCGGTTGCCGAGGACCATCAGGTGGCGGTCTCGCTCGGCATCTCCGTCAAGCGATCGATCGCCTTCGCCTGGATCCTTGGGGCGTTGCTCTCGACGCTTGGAGCTGTGATCTATCTCAGCGGCAAGTCGCTGAACTTCCTTGCTTCCGAGATCGGCATGACCGCTCTGCCGGTCGCTCTGCTCGCCGGGTTCGAGTCCATCGCCGGCGTGCTGCTGGCCGGCATCATCGTCGGGATCATTCAGGGCCTGGTGACCGCCTATGTGGACCCGGTCATCGGCGCGTCCTTCGGCACGGTGGTGCCCTTCGTGATCATGCTCGCCATTCTGTTCATCCGGCCGACGGGCATGTTCGGCTGGAAGACGATCGAAAGGGTTTGA
- a CDS encoding AMP-dependent synthetase/ligase, with the protein MLPMRTLPQLLVDKAIADPGRLVERHKYRGIWREYSFADVLAHVRNVALGLNAIGLKRGETVAILGENEPEAFWTEFAALAAGGKVVCLYPDLTADEIDYLLNDSEAVYLIAQDQEQVDKGLAVLPRVPALRRIIYWDDTGMWSYRDKGLMTFEALEAEGKSAHVAKPDLFQSLVDAGRVDDIAVLSYTSGTTGKPKGVILTHRYLVDNAYRIITGAGLQPGTEYLTYIAPAWATEQVFGITLGLVLPMVVNFPESPEEVLNNIRELAVEALVFAPRQWESLAATLQARMLDAGPIRRKLYHWGVEVGRQVNVARLEGKPVPLSAKLAFPLAEMLVLRPLRDKLGLTRAKVALSGGSTMAPDVFRLFHAIGVPLRNLYGTTEMGIVTIHQGERYNLETVGHWLTSHPEAGEALSWKVSERGELLLRGGSFFQGYYRLPEKSAERMVDGWYQTGDAVSQTDSGELVFLERVDDLRKLRSGESFPPQFIETRLRFSPFIKDIMTLGDETRDFIGALINIDMGVVSRWAEDRNIGFSTFTDLSQKPEVAALIRDEIKRVNQFLPESSRVRRFANFPKELDPDEGELTRTRKLRREFLEQRYKTLIDGIYSGAPSVRIEVPVTYQDGRRSTLVASVAIHDVDEDATRARAPLATEAAE; encoded by the coding sequence ATGCTCCCCATGCGCACCTTGCCGCAGCTTCTCGTGGACAAGGCTATCGCTGATCCCGGCCGGCTGGTCGAGCGCCATAAGTATCGGGGCATTTGGCGGGAATATTCATTCGCAGACGTGCTGGCGCATGTGCGCAACGTGGCGCTCGGGCTGAATGCGATCGGCCTCAAGCGAGGGGAAACCGTTGCCATTCTCGGCGAGAACGAGCCCGAGGCCTTCTGGACCGAGTTCGCGGCCCTGGCAGCCGGCGGCAAGGTGGTCTGCCTTTATCCCGACCTGACCGCCGATGAAATCGATTACCTCCTGAATGACAGCGAGGCGGTCTATCTTATCGCCCAGGATCAGGAGCAGGTGGATAAGGGGCTCGCGGTGCTGCCGCGCGTGCCAGCCCTGCGCCGGATCATCTATTGGGATGATACCGGCATGTGGTCCTATCGGGACAAGGGCCTGATGACCTTTGAAGCCCTTGAGGCCGAAGGCAAATCCGCCCATGTGGCAAAGCCTGACCTGTTCCAGTCATTGGTGGATGCGGGCCGGGTCGATGATATCGCGGTGCTGTCCTATACCTCGGGCACGACCGGCAAGCCCAAGGGCGTGATCCTCACCCACCGCTATCTCGTCGACAACGCCTATCGGATCATCACCGGCGCAGGCCTCCAACCCGGCACGGAATACCTCACCTATATTGCGCCGGCCTGGGCGACGGAGCAGGTTTTCGGGATCACGCTGGGGCTCGTGCTGCCGATGGTGGTGAATTTCCCGGAATCCCCGGAAGAGGTTCTGAACAATATTCGCGAGCTGGCGGTGGAGGCCCTGGTCTTCGCACCGAGGCAATGGGAGAGTCTTGCAGCCACTCTGCAGGCGCGGATGCTCGATGCCGGGCCCATCCGGCGCAAGCTCTATCATTGGGGGGTGGAGGTCGGCCGCCAGGTGAATGTCGCGCGCCTTGAAGGAAAGCCCGTCCCGCTGAGCGCCAAGCTCGCATTTCCCCTGGCGGAGATGCTCGTGCTCAGGCCCTTGCGCGACAAGCTGGGGCTGACGCGGGCGAAGGTCGCGCTCAGCGGCGGTTCGACCATGGCGCCGGATGTGTTCCGCCTGTTCCACGCGATCGGTGTGCCCCTGCGCAATCTCTACGGCACGACCGAGATGGGCATCGTCACCATTCATCAGGGCGAGCGCTATAATCTCGAAACGGTCGGCCATTGGCTCACATCCCATCCCGAGGCGGGCGAGGCCCTGAGCTGGAAGGTCTCCGAGCGCGGCGAGCTTTTGCTGCGCGGCGGCAGCTTCTTCCAAGGCTATTACCGGCTGCCGGAGAAGTCGGCCGAGCGGATGGTCGATGGCTGGTATCAGACGGGGGATGCGGTTTCGCAAACCGACAGTGGCGAGCTCGTCTTCCTCGAGCGCGTCGATGATCTGCGCAAACTGCGCTCGGGCGAGAGCTTCCCGCCACAGTTCATCGAGACGCGGCTGCGCTTCAGTCCGTTCATCAAGGACATCATGACGCTCGGCGATGAGACGCGCGATTTCATTGGAGCGCTGATCAATATCGACATGGGCGTGGTCTCGCGTTGGGCAGAAGACCGCAATATCGGCTTTTCCACCTTCACCGATCTTTCACAGAAGCCGGAAGTGGCCGCGCTCATCCGCGATGAGATCAAGCGGGTCAATCAGTTCCTGCCCGAAAGCTCTCGGGTCCGGCGTTTCGCCAATTTCCCCAAGGAGCTCGATCCGGACGAGGGCGAGCTCACGCGCACGCGCAAGCTGAGGCGCGAGTTCTTGGAGCAGCGCTATAAGACGCTGATCGATGGCATCTATAGCGGGGCGCCGAGCGTGCGCATCGAGGTCCCCGTAACCTATCAAGACGGGCGGCGCAGCACCTTGGTTGCGAGCGTTGCCATTCACGATGTGGATGAAGACGCAACCCGCGCCCGCGCGCCTCTTGCCACGGAAGCTGCCGAATGA
- a CDS encoding ABC transporter ATP-binding protein, translating to MESAAISGRQAARDVAAEKMPSASPRLARVEEDRSPLLRADAITLRFGGIVALDNVSIAIGRDELVAVIGPNGAGKTSLMNCLSGFYRPQQGTIHFAGESFAGESFAGKSVHSIARSGLARTFQGTHIFSGMSVIDNIKVGRHIHMKTSVLQAFLHVGWAKEEEIRHREVVEEIIEFLEIESIRHQPVGSLGYGLRKRVDLGRALAQEPKILLMDEPMAGMNTEEKEDLARFILDVREARKIPVVLVEHDMGVVMDLADRIAVLDFGKKIAEGTPAEVQRDPAVLKAYLGEETR from the coding sequence ATGGAAAGCGCTGCGATCAGCGGCCGGCAGGCCGCGCGTGATGTTGCGGCCGAAAAAATGCCGAGTGCTTCCCCACGCTTGGCGCGTGTTGAGGAAGACCGCTCTCCCCTCCTGCGGGCTGATGCAATAACGCTGCGCTTCGGTGGCATCGTGGCGCTCGACAATGTGTCGATTGCGATTGGGCGGGATGAGCTGGTTGCGGTCATCGGGCCGAATGGCGCCGGCAAGACCTCCCTGATGAACTGCCTGAGCGGTTTTTATCGGCCACAGCAGGGCACGATCCATTTCGCGGGCGAGAGCTTCGCGGGCGAGAGCTTCGCGGGCAAGAGCGTGCATAGCATTGCCCGCTCCGGGCTCGCGCGGACCTTTCAGGGCACGCATATCTTCTCCGGCATGTCCGTTATCGACAATATCAAGGTCGGCCGGCACATCCATATGAAGACCTCTGTTCTGCAAGCTTTCCTGCATGTGGGCTGGGCGAAGGAGGAAGAGATCCGCCACCGCGAGGTGGTGGAGGAGATCATCGAGTTCCTCGAAATCGAATCCATCCGGCATCAGCCTGTCGGCAGCCTCGGATATGGCTTGCGCAAGCGGGTGGATCTGGGCCGTGCGCTCGCGCAGGAGCCGAAGATCCTGCTCATGGACGAGCCGATGGCGGGCATGAACACCGAGGAGAAGGAAGACCTCGCACGGTTCATCCTTGACGTGCGCGAGGCCCGCAAGATCCCGGTGGTGCTGGTCGAGCACGATATGGGCGTGGTCATGGATCTGGCGGACCGGATCGCGGTGCTCGATTTCGGCAAGAAGATCGCGGAGGGGACGCCAGCCGAGGTTCAGCGCGATCCGGCGGTGCTGAAGGCCTATCTGGGCGAGGAGACGCGCTGA
- a CDS encoding MBL fold metallo-hydrolase — MRILNVFAMTVGLIAGLCFTAADAQPVSSCLAVADRSLPIRTIALKAASLAQDEVRITFTGHATFLIESAGGVVVATDYAGYLPDGVIPTVATMNRAHRTHYTDTPSPEIAHILRGWSIDGTPARHHVTVGDMVIRNVTTDIRDWSGGRIPDGNSIFIFEVGGLCIGHLGHLHHTLGPDRIAQIGRLDVVMVPVDGSYTMDQASMVEVLRALRAQLVIPMHYFGPDTLARFLGQMKGEFAVETSASPTVVVSMKSLPDEPTVLVLPGH, encoded by the coding sequence GTGCGGATCTTGAATGTCTTTGCTATGACCGTCGGCCTCATCGCCGGCTTGTGTTTCACCGCAGCAGACGCGCAGCCGGTGAGCAGCTGCCTTGCAGTTGCCGACAGATCTCTTCCCATTCGGACCATTGCGCTTAAGGCCGCGTCCTTGGCGCAGGATGAGGTGAGAATCACCTTCACCGGTCATGCGACCTTCCTCATTGAAAGCGCCGGTGGCGTGGTGGTCGCCACCGACTATGCCGGCTATCTCCCCGATGGCGTCATCCCGACGGTTGCGACCATGAACCGTGCCCATCGGACCCATTATACCGATACGCCCTCACCGGAGATCGCCCATATCCTGCGCGGCTGGAGCATCGATGGCACACCCGCGCGCCATCACGTGACAGTGGGCGATATGGTGATCCGCAATGTCACCACCGATATTCGCGATTGGTCCGGCGGCCGCATTCCCGACGGCAATTCGATTTTCATCTTCGAAGTGGGTGGGCTGTGCATTGGCCATCTCGGACACCTTCATCACACGCTGGGCCCCGATCGCATCGCACAGATTGGCCGGCTTGACGTGGTCATGGTGCCGGTTGACGGCTCCTATACGATGGACCAGGCCTCCATGGTCGAGGTGCTCAGGGCCCTGCGAGCCCAGCTTGTCATACCGATGCATTATTTTGGCCCGGATACGCTTGCGCGGTTCCTCGGCCAGATGAAGGGTGAATTCGCGGTCGAGACCAGCGCGAGCCCTACGGTGGTTGTCTCGATGAAGAGCTTGCCGGATGAACCGACTGTCCTCGTTCTGCCCGGCCATTGA
- a CDS encoding TetR/AcrR family transcriptional regulator — MTTRRKTVGLKREGQPLASRRGRHSGAWKNVVLSRDEQFALKRTALLREAARAFSARGYHQTSLVDVARTLGVTKAALYYYVSNKQEILYECHMMALDFGDQALAYALENGRTGREKVVLLARRYLELLTSEIGSCAVLSEVNALEADNRERVVKRRDEFDQRFRQLIGEGVADGSLRQVDPKLTVFFFMGAANWLTRWFQPQGEHSGEALAAAFSDLLEKGIRAE; from the coding sequence ATGACCACGCGAAGGAAAACCGTCGGTCTCAAGCGGGAAGGGCAGCCGCTGGCATCACGTCGCGGCCGGCACAGCGGTGCCTGGAAAAACGTCGTCCTGAGCCGGGACGAGCAATTCGCGCTGAAGCGCACGGCCTTGCTGCGCGAGGCGGCGCGAGCGTTCAGCGCGCGAGGCTACCACCAGACCTCATTGGTGGATGTCGCGCGGACGCTGGGGGTGACCAAGGCGGCGCTTTACTACTATGTCTCCAACAAGCAGGAGATCCTGTACGAGTGCCATATGATGGCCCTGGATTTCGGGGATCAGGCGCTGGCCTATGCGCTGGAGAATGGCCGGACCGGTCGCGAAAAGGTCGTACTGCTGGCGCGCCGTTACCTCGAGCTTCTCACCAGCGAGATCGGGTCCTGCGCGGTGCTCTCCGAGGTGAATGCGCTGGAGGCAGATAACCGGGAGCGGGTGGTGAAGCGGCGTGACGAGTTCGATCAGCGCTTCCGCCAGCTGATCGGGGAGGGGGTTGCCGATGGTAGCCTGCGGCAGGTCGACCCCAAGCTGACCGTCTTCTTCTTCATGGGTGCAGCAAACTGGCTGACCAGGTGGTTTCAGCCCCAGGGCGAGCATTCGGGCGAAGCGCTGGCGGCGGCCTTCTCCGACCTTTTGGAAAAGGGCATCCGCGCCGAATAA
- a CDS encoding acyl-CoA dehydrogenase family protein, giving the protein MNVQTRADVSRDDFGLTEQQVLIKQAARQVAREVIAPTAAARDKSSAWPHEELKAVADLGFMGMLVPEAYGGSDIGFVGYCLVMEELSRADGGLGTIVHVHNLGATYPLAQHGTEEQRHRYLPAMTRGEHIGAVMLTEPHAGSDTAAFRTSARREGDHFIINGTKQFVSNGSEAGITLVLAVTDREAGKQGFTTFIVDPRAPGVEVARVEDKLGQHTAHTAQIVLRDVRVAAENALGGVGNGYRVALGLLSDGRVAIAAQAVGIAQAALDAAVAYARERQAYGAPLTKLQAVSFRLAEMAAQVDIARQYYLHAARMIEAGIPCMKEAAAAKLFASEMAERVCSDALQIHGGYGYTSGFPVERFYRDVRVCKIYEGTSDIQKLIISRNL; this is encoded by the coding sequence ATGAATGTTCAAACCAGAGCGGATGTGTCGCGCGATGATTTCGGCCTGACCGAGCAGCAGGTCCTGATCAAGCAGGCCGCGCGGCAGGTTGCCCGCGAGGTCATCGCGCCCACGGCGGCAGCGCGGGATAAATCATCGGCCTGGCCACACGAAGAGCTCAAAGCAGTGGCCGATCTCGGCTTCATGGGCATGCTGGTGCCGGAGGCCTATGGTGGCTCCGATATTGGCTTTGTCGGCTATTGTCTGGTGATGGAAGAGCTGTCGCGCGCCGATGGCGGCCTCGGCACCATCGTGCATGTGCATAATCTCGGTGCGACCTATCCGCTTGCGCAGCATGGGACGGAGGAGCAGCGGCACCGCTATCTTCCGGCGATGACCCGGGGCGAGCATATCGGGGCGGTGATGCTGACGGAGCCGCATGCGGGCTCTGACACCGCTGCTTTCCGCACCAGCGCGCGTCGAGAAGGTGATCACTTCATCATCAATGGCACCAAGCAGTTCGTCTCCAACGGCTCTGAGGCCGGGATCACGCTTGTGCTTGCGGTGACGGACCGGGAGGCTGGAAAGCAGGGCTTCACGACCTTCATCGTTGATCCGCGCGCACCCGGAGTGGAGGTGGCGCGGGTTGAAGACAAGCTCGGCCAGCATACGGCCCATACCGCTCAGATCGTGCTTCGCGATGTGCGGGTTGCCGCCGAAAATGCGCTGGGCGGAGTGGGGAATGGTTATCGCGTCGCGCTTGGCCTGCTCTCGGACGGGCGGGTCGCGATTGCTGCCCAGGCGGTTGGTATTGCCCAGGCGGCGCTGGATGCGGCGGTCGCCTATGCGCGAGAGCGCCAGGCCTATGGCGCTCCGCTCACCAAATTACAGGCGGTGAGCTTCCGCCTGGCCGAAATGGCAGCCCAGGTCGATATTGCTCGGCAGTATTACCTGCACGCGGCGCGAATGATCGAAGCGGGCATTCCCTGCATGAAGGAAGCGGCCGCGGCAAAGCTGTTCGCCTCGGAGATGGCGGAGCGTGTGTGTTCGGATGCGTTGCAGATTCACGGAGGTTATGGTTACACCTCCGGCTTCCCTGTCGAACGCTTCTATCGTGACGTGCGCGTGTGCAAGATCTATGAAGGGACGAGCGATATTCAGAAGCTGATCATCTCGCGAAATCTCTAG